One Henriciella litoralis genomic window carries:
- a CDS encoding NADP-dependent oxidoreductase — protein MKALQWVLASPVVGMPSSSNFSLAEIDLPSPSNEEVLVEIRYHTVAPGIRARIGADTYAAKIEVGEIIPGMGVGVVLDSASDLFEPGDLVVGQLAWATHANVAASDISRIGCQHLKDLPLHTALGARGPSGLTAYFGLTDVLAVQPGETVVISSAAGSVGSAAGQIAKILGCRVIGIAGGKEKCRDLIENYGFDDALDYRASKSLVRDLKAKAPDGVDAYFDNVGGEISDAVIQNMKLFGRIAVCGQTSEYNRTEPRGCRQMTSVITRRLTLRGFVVFDFQDQFDRALERIREWVLSGAMQDSPNILTGIDLAVDGFVSQFSERSSGRLLVKIGGAG, from the coding sequence ATGAAAGCGCTGCAATGGGTCTTGGCATCGCCGGTCGTCGGAATGCCTTCCAGTTCGAATTTTTCTCTGGCGGAAATCGACCTTCCCTCGCCTTCAAATGAGGAGGTCCTGGTCGAAATTCGCTACCACACGGTTGCTCCCGGTATCCGGGCGCGTATCGGCGCAGACACCTATGCGGCGAAGATCGAGGTTGGAGAGATCATACCGGGGATGGGCGTCGGGGTCGTTCTGGACTCCGCAAGCGACTTGTTCGAACCCGGCGATCTGGTCGTAGGACAGCTCGCCTGGGCAACACATGCCAACGTAGCGGCTTCTGACATAAGTCGCATTGGTTGCCAGCATTTAAAGGATCTACCGCTGCACACCGCGCTCGGCGCGAGGGGGCCATCAGGTTTGACGGCGTATTTCGGGTTGACCGATGTGCTCGCTGTCCAGCCCGGCGAGACGGTAGTGATCTCGTCGGCGGCGGGCTCTGTCGGGAGCGCTGCCGGACAGATCGCCAAAATATTGGGATGTCGTGTGATTGGCATTGCCGGAGGCAAGGAAAAGTGTCGTGACCTGATCGAAAATTACGGATTCGACGACGCTCTCGATTATCGGGCCTCAAAGTCGCTTGTCCGTGACTTGAAAGCAAAAGCCCCGGACGGCGTCGACGCCTATTTCGATAATGTCGGGGGTGAGATTTCTGATGCGGTTATTCAGAACATGAAATTGTTCGGCCGGATCGCCGTCTGCGGCCAGACCAGCGAATACAACAGAACAGAGCCTCGCGGCTGCCGTCAGATGACGTCCGTCATTACGCGAAGACTAACCCTCCGAGGCTTTGTCGTATTTGATTTCCAGGACCAGTTTGATCGAGCGCTCGAACGCATCCGGGAATGGGTCTTGTCTGGCGCGATGCAAGACAGTCCCAACATCCTTACCGGCATCGACCTGGCGGTAGATGGATTTGTTTCACAGTTCTCAGAAAGGTCTTCCGGCAGGCTTCTGGTCAAGATTGGTGGCGCCGGCTAA
- a CDS encoding Crp/Fnr family transcriptional regulator, whose translation MMHIAGRLNWIEELPQDAQMAIRQRFVYRNLSAGDVIGEAGQPSEGMYQVQSGYIKMLADQPDGERALLLIYMRGNCFGESTVIAQRPHHHTTVAASAARIAFLNHEDFHDLYCQYPSIPEALCRKFATALSSMISFRETQSQANVGQRVARVLYNLAEVSDAQQVGQYREIDVPFTIADLSSFLGVTRQTVQKEISALKKRNLIYKLHGTWTVRDMSQLNSLTFQNEPAPHAKD comes from the coding sequence ATGATGCACATCGCCGGACGCCTGAACTGGATCGAAGAGCTGCCGCAAGACGCGCAGATGGCCATACGTCAGCGTTTCGTGTATCGGAATTTGAGCGCGGGCGACGTGATCGGCGAAGCCGGCCAGCCTTCCGAAGGCATGTATCAGGTTCAGTCCGGCTATATCAAAATGCTAGCCGACCAGCCCGACGGCGAGCGCGCCCTGCTTCTCATCTACATGCGCGGCAATTGTTTCGGTGAATCCACAGTGATCGCGCAGCGCCCTCATCATCACACGACGGTGGCAGCCAGCGCGGCCCGCATCGCCTTTCTCAACCATGAGGACTTTCACGATCTCTACTGCCAGTACCCGTCCATCCCTGAAGCGCTTTGCCGAAAGTTCGCAACGGCCCTTAGCTCGATGATCTCGTTCAGAGAAACCCAATCTCAGGCGAATGTCGGTCAGCGCGTGGCCCGCGTGCTCTACAATTTGGCGGAAGTAAGTGATGCCCAGCAGGTCGGCCAGTACCGGGAAATCGATGTGCCGTTCACCATCGCCGACCTCTCGAGCTTTCTCGGTGTCACGCGCCAGACTGTGCAGAAGGAAATCTCCGCGCTCAAGAAGCGGAACCTGATCTACAAGCTTCACGGCACCTGGACGGTCAGGGATATGAGCCAGCTGAACAGCCTCACCTTCCAGAACGAGCCTGCACCCCACGCAAAGGACTGA
- a CDS encoding SDR family NAD(P)-dependent oxidoreductase has product MTQLDKKIAIVTGAGSGMGAATAVLFAQNGATVALLDRNKDGLEATLKQIEDAGGKAKSWQIDLALTDKIPAVIESVAAEFGGIDIVVNNAGIAGFLAIDDPDYDAHWDRMINVNLTAQQKIVRSALPWLRKSESPRIVNIASTEALGATPLDSAYVASKAGVAGLTRALAVDLGPEGILVNCICPGPIDTAMTSFAPADQKVIFAKRRTALKRYGGPEEVAQMSLAMSLPTQTYLTGTVVPVDGGLMARNA; this is encoded by the coding sequence ATGACCCAACTCGATAAGAAGATTGCCATTGTCACTGGTGCCGGTAGCGGTATGGGCGCGGCAACTGCTGTTCTGTTTGCCCAGAACGGTGCCACGGTCGCATTGCTGGACCGGAACAAGGACGGTCTTGAAGCGACGCTAAAACAGATTGAGGACGCCGGAGGCAAGGCGAAATCCTGGCAAATCGATCTTGCCCTCACAGACAAGATTCCCGCCGTCATCGAAAGCGTCGCCGCAGAGTTCGGGGGCATAGACATTGTCGTGAACAATGCCGGTATCGCAGGCTTTCTCGCCATAGATGACCCGGACTATGACGCGCATTGGGACCGGATGATCAATGTCAATCTGACGGCTCAACAGAAGATCGTCCGCAGCGCCCTGCCCTGGCTTCGCAAGAGCGAGTCGCCGAGGATCGTGAACATCGCTTCCACCGAAGCACTCGGGGCCACGCCACTCGACAGCGCATATGTTGCAAGCAAGGCGGGCGTTGCGGGGCTGACGCGGGCGCTGGCTGTAGATCTTGGCCCGGAAGGCATTCTGGTCAATTGTATCTGCCCCGGCCCCATCGACACAGCGATGACGTCCTTCGCGCCAGCTGATCAAAAAGTGATCTTTGCCAAGCGGCGCACCGCCCTGAAACGCTATGGCGGGCCGGAAGAAGTGGCACAGATGTCTCTCGCCATGAGCCTTCCGACCCAGACCTATCTGACTGGAACCGTCGTGCCTGTCGATGGCGGTCTAATGGCGCGTAATGCCTGA
- a CDS encoding LysR family transcriptional regulator, with translation MNTEWLDDFLALIEHGNFARAAEKQAVTQPTFSRRIRSLEDWTGVQLIDRTTHTMRLTPAGQAFKPVAEQILRRLQLGRDEIRAIGNVSAETLRFASTHALSLTFFPAWLRQLDRDEPTNVTVELTADHMVACERIMVEGRAQFLLCHHHQAAPTRFDKDFRSIVLGEDILLPVMAPRLAERASPSETPQLAFAPESGMGRILAAAWAASGAAPPANPIFTSHLANVLTAMARGGRGVAWTALSLVKEDIDSGTLLRAGSPDQDVPIEIRLWRPRARQSPAAEALWSKVLKAYPSV, from the coding sequence ATGAATACGGAATGGCTCGACGATTTTTTAGCGCTGATTGAGCATGGCAATTTTGCGCGGGCCGCGGAGAAGCAGGCTGTAACCCAGCCAACGTTCAGTCGGCGGATTCGCTCGCTAGAAGATTGGACCGGCGTTCAGCTGATCGACCGTACCACGCATACAATGCGACTGACTCCTGCCGGGCAGGCGTTCAAACCTGTCGCCGAACAGATCCTTCGCCGCCTGCAGCTGGGCCGTGACGAAATTCGCGCGATCGGAAATGTGTCTGCTGAGACGTTGCGCTTTGCATCTACCCATGCGCTCTCGCTGACGTTCTTTCCGGCGTGGCTACGCCAGCTTGATAGAGACGAGCCTACGAACGTTACGGTCGAGCTGACGGCGGACCATATGGTCGCCTGCGAAAGAATTATGGTGGAGGGGCGCGCGCAGTTCCTGCTCTGCCATCATCATCAAGCGGCGCCGACGCGCTTCGACAAGGATTTCCGCTCGATCGTCCTCGGCGAAGATATTCTGCTCCCTGTCATGGCACCGCGCCTTGCAGAAAGAGCAAGCCCATCAGAGACCCCGCAGCTGGCATTTGCGCCGGAATCGGGAATGGGCCGTATTCTGGCTGCGGCCTGGGCAGCCTCTGGCGCGGCGCCGCCTGCAAATCCGATATTCACCTCGCATCTCGCCAACGTCCTGACGGCCATGGCCCGCGGTGGCCGCGGCGTTGCGTGGACAGCGCTCAGCCTTGTGAAAGAAGACATCGACAGCGGCACGCTACTGAGGGCAGGAAGTCCGGATCAGGATGTACCGATCGAGATCAGGCTTTGGCGTCCGCGCGCCCGCCAGTCCCCAGCCGCCGAAGCGCTATGGAGCAAGGTGTTGAAGGCATATCCCTCCGTGTGA
- a CDS encoding SDR family NAD(P)-dependent oxidoreductase, with translation MNNPLDFSGKKVLVVGGTTGIGNATARTFRDAGAKVWVWGTRPSAADYDKEEDSDLSGMTYQTMDATDSDSVRDYKAEFDSLDVLVLSQGLVLYNRQEFEMDGFRRVVDVNLNSVMACAMRFHEDLKKAGGSLIIVSSSAAFHATRGNPAYNASKTGAYGLCRTLAQAWAHQGIRVNGIAPGFIPTRMTAQTTENEKHKDAAMSRIPMGRFGTPDEMASITLFLASPLSSYMTGQMLVADGGLLL, from the coding sequence ATGAATAATCCACTCGATTTTTCCGGTAAGAAAGTTCTCGTCGTTGGCGGCACGACGGGCATTGGAAATGCAACCGCGCGCACATTTCGCGACGCTGGCGCCAAGGTCTGGGTCTGGGGCACCCGGCCAAGCGCGGCAGACTATGATAAGGAAGAAGACAGCGACCTGTCCGGTATGACCTACCAGACGATGGATGCGACGGATTCTGACAGTGTCCGCGACTATAAGGCCGAATTCGACAGCCTGGATGTCCTTGTCCTTTCCCAGGGACTGGTCCTCTACAACCGGCAAGAATTTGAAATGGATGGCTTCCGCCGGGTTGTCGATGTGAACCTCAACAGCGTGATGGCCTGCGCCATGCGCTTCCATGAGGATCTGAAGAAAGCTGGCGGGTCACTGATTATCGTCAGCTCCTCGGCCGCTTTCCACGCGACGCGTGGAAACCCGGCCTACAATGCCTCCAAGACTGGCGCGTACGGGCTTTGCCGGACCCTTGCCCAAGCCTGGGCGCACCAGGGGATCAGGGTCAACGGGATCGCGCCCGGCTTCATCCCCACACGCATGACCGCGCAGACGACAGAGAACGAAAAACACAAGGATGCCGCCATGTCGCGCATTCCCATGGGCCGGTTCGGCACGCCTGACGAAATGGCATCAATCACCCTCTTCCTCGCCTCTCCGCTGTCATCCTACATGACCGGCCAGATGCTCGTCGCGGACGGCGGATTGCTCCTATAG
- a CDS encoding phosphotransferase family protein, with protein MDSSAVPGIDQVQLERWMDTNGIGQGPITGLTQLAGGTQNIIAKFERSGAPFVLRRPSVTPRAKANEVMAREARVLAALAGTNVPHPRFIAVCHDPDVLGATFYLMEAVDGFNAVTGLPDLHRSSPQIRREMGFAMVDAAAELGSLDHKALGLEDFGKPENYLSRQAGRWMSQLESYTKHEGWPGGEGLGDVNTLADYLSANVPPDFKPGIMHGDYAIGNVMFRNDGPQLAAVIDWELSTIGDPLIDLAWVICTWRDPAWRDLPVLVVEPWEGFPSIDEMIQRYADRSQRDLSHIDWYIVLACFKLGIILEGTYARAFSGAAPKAIGQTLHETSVTLIERAHARLNRTVWQ; from the coding sequence ATGGACAGTTCAGCGGTGCCGGGTATCGATCAGGTCCAACTTGAGAGATGGATGGATACGAATGGGATCGGTCAAGGTCCCATTACTGGCCTCACACAACTTGCCGGCGGCACGCAAAACATTATCGCGAAGTTCGAGCGCAGCGGAGCCCCCTTTGTCTTGCGGCGGCCAAGCGTGACCCCTCGCGCGAAAGCCAACGAGGTGATGGCCCGAGAAGCCCGGGTTCTTGCCGCTCTTGCGGGTACAAACGTGCCTCACCCCCGGTTTATCGCCGTCTGCCATGATCCGGACGTGCTTGGCGCAACCTTTTATCTGATGGAGGCGGTCGATGGCTTCAACGCCGTGACCGGCCTGCCCGATCTGCATCGTTCAAGCCCGCAGATCCGCCGCGAAATGGGGTTTGCCATGGTGGATGCTGCGGCTGAACTTGGCAGCCTGGACCATAAAGCCCTTGGCCTCGAAGACTTCGGTAAACCAGAAAACTACCTGTCGCGTCAGGCCGGTCGGTGGATGTCACAGCTGGAAAGCTACACCAAGCACGAAGGATGGCCCGGTGGCGAAGGCCTCGGTGACGTTAACACGCTGGCTGACTATCTGAGTGCCAATGTGCCACCAGACTTCAAGCCAGGCATCATGCATGGTGACTACGCCATCGGGAATGTCATGTTCCGCAATGATGGCCCGCAACTGGCGGCTGTCATAGATTGGGAATTGTCCACCATCGGCGACCCGCTCATCGATCTGGCTTGGGTTATCTGCACATGGCGAGATCCTGCCTGGCGGGACCTGCCGGTTCTGGTGGTGGAGCCATGGGAAGGGTTTCCGTCGATTGATGAAATGATCCAGCGATATGCAGATCGCTCACAGCGCGACCTTTCTCATATCGATTGGTACATCGTCCTCGCCTGCTTCAAGCTCGGCATCATCCTTGAGGGCACATATGCGCGCGCTTTCAGCGGCGCCGCGCCCAAGGCCATTGGCCAAACCCTGCACGAGACATCCGTAACCCTGATTGAACGGGCTCATGCCCGGTTAAACCGAACCGTCTGGCAATAG
- a CDS encoding TonB-dependent receptor produces the protein MKTLTTSLMAGVCSFALGAALAMPAQAQQAVDSQDAEEGDARLGVVTITAQRRAESLQDVPVTVTAFGAEEIKNARIQQIDDIVSRTPGLSFDAFPATQARLFIRGIGSSDRGAAGDPSSAVFLDEVYLGRPAMVAFDAFDLERIEVLKGPQGTLFGRNVVGGAINVITKRPDLEGFDAGTSLTYGNYNRLDGAGFVNLPFANGSSAVRVSGSYRSHDGYVENRFLNEDVEDQDTLSGRVQFYTEPTETMRVHLTLDGTRDRSSGPANHVLELDSSDPLSNFYSQNFDPDVTYGSRVGFQDRDTYGLRGEIANDFSFGTLTFLASYRDLDYGFNYDFDGGNPDPTSPGFNGVDISSDSPDVSGEQSELSSQELRLSSLPSSNIDWVVGLYRYAHEVDRLDVFTLDSALVAPIPLTEVFDQHAELDSYAVFGDVSVPVGDRWNIFGGLRYSKDEKSYTVGNLDSDAPLRADDIFEASASADFDDWTYRAGLEFQATPDDMLYASISRGYKSGGFQDQPATAAEAVIPFEPESAIQYEIGQKSTLFDGAMIWNNTLFYLDYTDLQTVQTINGINVTNNAGAATIKGYETQLAVSPADGLNLAVAYAYTDATFDEFVEGGVDYSGNRISRTPEHKLTISPSYVYTFANGVDLTLAADYRYASEIFDDNSNQPPEVRDPTHFVDARAILGNFGNGLEVSLWGKNLTDERTRTFQAVFLGANFGAFSPPRTYGVTLSWDY, from the coding sequence ATGAAGACCCTAACGACGAGCCTTATGGCCGGGGTGTGTTCTTTTGCATTGGGCGCAGCTCTGGCGATGCCGGCGCAGGCGCAACAGGCAGTTGACTCGCAAGATGCAGAAGAGGGCGATGCGCGTCTGGGCGTTGTCACCATCACGGCGCAGCGCCGGGCTGAAAGCCTACAGGATGTACCAGTCACGGTGACCGCCTTTGGTGCAGAAGAGATTAAGAATGCGCGCATCCAGCAGATCGACGACATTGTGAGCCGCACGCCGGGTCTCAGCTTCGATGCATTTCCGGCCACGCAGGCCCGCCTGTTCATCCGAGGGATCGGTTCATCTGATCGCGGCGCTGCAGGTGACCCCAGCTCGGCTGTTTTCCTTGATGAAGTTTATCTCGGTCGGCCTGCCATGGTCGCCTTCGACGCTTTTGATCTGGAGCGGATCGAGGTGCTCAAAGGCCCGCAAGGCACGCTGTTTGGCCGCAACGTCGTGGGCGGTGCGATCAACGTCATCACCAAACGGCCCGATCTTGAAGGCTTTGATGCCGGCACAAGCCTTACCTATGGTAATTACAACCGGCTCGACGGGGCCGGCTTCGTCAATCTGCCATTTGCAAACGGGTCGAGCGCTGTTCGTGTCAGCGGGTCCTATCGCAGTCATGACGGCTATGTAGAAAACCGATTTCTGAACGAGGACGTTGAGGATCAGGACACGCTGAGCGGGCGGGTGCAGTTCTATACCGAGCCAACCGAAACGATGCGTGTGCATCTGACGCTGGATGGCACGAGGGACCGCTCATCCGGCCCAGCCAATCACGTGCTCGAGCTCGATTCGTCTGATCCGCTCTCGAATTTCTACAGCCAAAACTTCGATCCAGACGTGACTTATGGTTCACGGGTCGGCTTTCAGGATCGTGACACCTATGGCCTACGCGGTGAGATCGCGAATGACTTCAGCTTTGGTACACTGACCTTTCTCGCCTCCTATCGCGACCTCGATTACGGGTTCAATTACGACTTTGATGGAGGGAACCCTGACCCGACATCACCCGGTTTCAACGGCGTCGATATCAGCAGCGACTCTCCAGACGTAAGCGGGGAGCAATCAGAACTTTCCAGTCAGGAATTGCGGCTTTCTTCCCTCCCTTCGAGCAATATTGATTGGGTTGTCGGGCTTTACCGGTATGCCCACGAAGTTGATCGGCTCGACGTCTTCACGCTCGATTCTGCGCTCGTCGCCCCGATCCCGTTGACAGAAGTCTTCGATCAGCATGCCGAGCTCGACAGCTATGCTGTCTTCGGTGACGTCTCCGTTCCGGTCGGCGACCGCTGGAATATCTTCGGCGGTCTGCGTTATTCAAAGGACGAGAAGTCCTACACTGTGGGGAACCTCGATAGCGATGCGCCTCTTCGTGCTGACGACATATTTGAGGCGAGCGCTTCGGCCGATTTCGACGACTGGACCTATCGCGCCGGTCTCGAGTTCCAGGCCACACCTGATGATATGCTGTATGCCAGTATCTCCCGCGGTTATAAGAGCGGCGGTTTCCAGGATCAGCCGGCGACGGCCGCCGAGGCTGTCATTCCATTTGAGCCCGAGTCGGCCATCCAGTATGAAATCGGTCAGAAGAGCACGCTGTTTGACGGGGCGATGATCTGGAACAACACGCTGTTCTATCTCGACTATACCGACCTTCAGACGGTCCAGACCATCAACGGTATCAATGTCACAAACAATGCAGGCGCAGCGACCATCAAGGGCTATGAAACCCAGCTTGCCGTCTCGCCAGCTGACGGCCTCAATCTGGCCGTGGCCTACGCCTACACGGATGCGACCTTTGATGAGTTCGTAGAGGGCGGTGTCGACTATTCGGGCAACAGGATTTCTCGGACACCCGAACACAAGCTCACGATCTCGCCCTCCTATGTGTACACATTCGCCAATGGGGTCGATCTGACGCTGGCGGCGGATTACCGGTATGCCAGCGAGATATTCGACGACAACAGCAACCAGCCTCCGGAAGTGCGAGATCCGACACATTTCGTCGATGCGCGCGCAATTCTGGGAAATTTTGGCAACGGGCTGGAAGTGTCGCTTTGGGGCAAGAACCTCACGGATGAGCGTACACGCACCTTCCAGGCTGTATTCCTTGGCGCCAATTTCGGGGCGTTTAGTCCACCGAGAACCTACGGCGTGACGCTGTCCTGGGACTACTAG
- a CDS encoding acyl-CoA dehydrogenase family protein: MWSFQTEPEFQAELDWISEFVREDVEPLDDVLGSQWNIHDPLFEKLVRPLQEKVKKRKLWACHLGPELGGPGYGQLKLALMNEQFGRSRFGPIVFGAQAPDTGNSEILAHYGTDEQKEKYLKPLLNNEIVSCFSLTEPQGGADPTMVKTMAVKDGDDWVISGEKWFASNARFAEFYIIAAVTEPEANNLHRRMSMFIVPADSPGIEIVRDYTFHGEPEGTHGHVKWNNVRVPKENMLGGRGDAFVVAQVRLGGGRMHHAMRTIAEATKCYDMMCERVKSRETKGEPLWQKQLVQEKIADSWIELRQFRLLVLETAWLADQGHDWKALRQNVSAVKAVMPKILHDISARALHLHGALGLSTQMPFTAALVNSHHVGLADGPTEVHKLVVAREILKNVEPAESDFPEYIAYKREARAKAKFGIS; encoded by the coding sequence ATGTGGTCATTTCAGACAGAGCCAGAGTTCCAGGCCGAGCTTGATTGGATTTCCGAATTTGTTCGGGAAGACGTCGAACCCCTGGACGACGTGCTGGGCAGTCAGTGGAATATTCATGATCCGCTGTTTGAAAAGCTTGTTCGGCCGCTCCAGGAAAAGGTCAAGAAACGCAAATTGTGGGCATGCCATCTCGGCCCGGAACTTGGCGGGCCCGGCTATGGCCAACTCAAGCTGGCCCTCATGAACGAACAGTTCGGCCGTTCGCGCTTCGGCCCTATCGTCTTTGGCGCACAGGCGCCCGACACCGGGAACTCTGAAATCCTCGCCCATTACGGAACGGACGAGCAAAAAGAGAAGTATCTGAAGCCGCTGCTCAACAATGAGATCGTCTCCTGCTTTTCATTGACCGAGCCTCAAGGGGGCGCCGACCCGACCATGGTGAAGACCATGGCCGTCAAGGATGGAGATGACTGGGTTATCAGCGGCGAGAAATGGTTTGCCTCCAATGCACGCTTTGCGGAGTTCTACATCATTGCGGCTGTTACAGAGCCAGAGGCAAACAACCTCCATCGCCGTATGTCGATGTTCATCGTCCCGGCTGACTCGCCAGGAATTGAGATTGTCCGCGACTACACCTTCCATGGCGAACCGGAAGGCACGCACGGCCACGTGAAGTGGAACAATGTGCGCGTCCCGAAAGAAAATATGCTGGGCGGCCGGGGAGACGCTTTTGTCGTTGCACAGGTCAGACTGGGTGGGGGGCGCATGCACCACGCCATGCGGACCATCGCCGAGGCGACGAAGTGCTATGACATGATGTGCGAACGCGTCAAATCACGGGAAACAAAAGGCGAGCCGCTTTGGCAGAAGCAGCTGGTTCAGGAAAAGATTGCCGACAGCTGGATTGAGCTTCGTCAGTTCCGCCTCCTTGTGCTGGAAACCGCCTGGCTTGCTGATCAGGGGCATGACTGGAAAGCCCTCCGCCAGAATGTCTCTGCCGTGAAAGCCGTCATGCCGAAAATCCTGCATGATATCTCCGCAAGAGCCCTTCATCTGCATGGGGCCCTGGGACTGTCGACACAGATGCCGTTTACGGCCGCGCTGGTGAACAGTCATCATGTCGGTCTCGCAGACGGACCGACGGAAGTGCACAAATTGGTCGTGGCACGCGAAATCCTGAAAAACGTCGAGCCAGCAGAGTCCGATTTCCCTGAATATATCGCCTACAAGCGCGAAGCCCGCGCCAAGGCAAAATTCGGCATTAGCTAA
- a CDS encoding LysR family transcriptional regulator, with product MHATPLRAFLAVADAQSFTRAAEELNMSQPALSAKIKELERRLGFDLLKRSKRHVELSPGGRSFLAHARRMVLENEWMHQKIRDIRTNAVRIGVPYYSSNIPARTRLTDDFIANHGADGIEIIGMSHDRLYRALAFEDIDLALVLEPEEQWFDSAISPAAETDLRGHIIESRELQLSVPESSDLYRKTVISAADLEGRSVASISRVHGVALSEGVARFLNAHGATQYKLPESNAVSTLRLARRLQVPAICLGWFTEDTGACGGNSRTLPFENEGIKTHFVIRRRSDSLRPLAETFWTEATTARQEQE from the coding sequence TTGCATGCCACACCTTTGAGAGCGTTTCTGGCGGTTGCGGACGCGCAATCCTTCACGCGCGCAGCCGAAGAACTGAACATGTCGCAGCCAGCCTTGTCGGCGAAGATCAAGGAGCTTGAGCGCCGGTTGGGGTTCGACCTGCTCAAGCGGAGCAAGCGCCATGTCGAGCTGTCGCCGGGCGGACGTTCATTTCTTGCGCATGCGCGGCGTATGGTCCTCGAAAACGAATGGATGCACCAGAAGATCAGGGATATCCGAACGAATGCGGTGAGGATCGGCGTTCCCTATTATTCTTCGAACATCCCGGCGCGGACCCGGCTGACAGATGATTTCATTGCCAACCATGGAGCCGACGGCATCGAAATCATCGGAATGAGCCATGACCGGCTCTACAGGGCGCTTGCGTTTGAAGATATCGATCTTGCCCTTGTGCTGGAGCCTGAAGAGCAGTGGTTTGATTCCGCAATCAGCCCCGCAGCCGAGACCGATTTGCGCGGACATATCATCGAGAGCCGTGAACTTCAGTTATCCGTACCGGAGTCGAGCGACCTGTATCGAAAGACAGTGATCAGCGCCGCCGACCTGGAAGGCCGCTCCGTCGCGTCCATCAGCCGTGTTCACGGGGTTGCGCTATCAGAGGGGGTCGCCCGTTTCCTCAATGCGCACGGGGCTACGCAGTATAAACTGCCAGAATCGAACGCGGTATCAACACTCCGCCTCGCGCGCCGGCTTCAGGTGCCAGCCATCTGCCTCGGCTGGTTTACTGAAGATACTGGGGCCTGCGGTGGCAATTCCCGGACGCTTCCATTCGAAAACGAGGGTATAAAGACCCATTTCGTCATCCGGCGTCGGTCCGATTCGCTTCGGCCGCTCGCCGAGACATTCTGGACGGAGGCAACGACCGCGCGCCAGGAACAAGAATAA